The genome window CTAAGCTTTGTTTCCGTAGAATTGATTGCGCCGGAAGTTTGGATCCAGCTTCATAATTATGCCCGTGCAGATGTGGAAAGTCAGGGAGGGCGATTGATTGGCTATGAGGTGATTGATGAGAAGCTCGTGAGGCACGATAGCATTCGCTCCAATTCGTGGCCGGCAGATTGGATGTGGGTTATTCAAAAGAGGGATAATTGAACGAGCAGATTAACACAAGCCGTTTATAAATCAGTAGCGAATTATAGGTAATAAAAAAGGGGACAGATGTCCCCTTTTTTTGCTAACCATAGTAATAGATATCACGGTTCGTTCCCAGACTGCACCTTTTTGGCGACTGCCTTTTTAATGCCTCCCAGCAACCTTTCCCTGAAAATAAAACATAGTGAGAACAGGACTAATGTAAAGCCGAGCAACACTACGAAACCAAGATAATCGCTGTTAAATGCATTGTTCAGGAAATGGCCCAGCAAAACGACCACCATGATCACGATCATAAATACAATGATCGCAACAAATGCGTAGTAGGAAAAAGGTGCGGTGATCTGTGCAATTTTCGCCTTGATCTCAGCCCTGATCGCATTCAGCTTGTCATCGATGAACTGGGTGACCGTGTCCATCATTTTATGCGTCACTTCCTTTGGATTTACGGAGGTTGTGGCGTGCTGTGCATCCGCCATAGCCTGTTCGGGCTTATCCTGTTCCATTTCCCTCCTTACCATGAGCACCGCATGCTCATTAGGCGAAATCCCGACACCGTCGGTTTTTGCATAAACTTTGGTAAACTCCGCCCCGAAATAGAGAATAATAGAGGAATAATAAACCCAGGTCAAAAGGATCACGATTGAAGCGGAAGCACCATAGGTTGCGCCAAGATCCTGTTTTCCAAGATAAAAGCTGATGCCAAATTTACCAATTGCGAAAAGGATAGCTGTAAATGCCGCGCCGACAATGCACTCTTTCCAACGTACATGGCCATCGGGCAATATTTTAAATATGACAGAAAAAAGTGCCGTAATGATCGCCATTACCACGACGACATTCAATACTGAGAAAAAGATCACAGACACTTCTGAGAAATAGCGCTCCAAACGCGCACTCATCAAATCAACCAGAGTATTCACACCCAGGGAAACGATGAGTAAAAAGCCTAATGTGATAATGATGGAGAATGATAGCAGCCGGTTTTTAAGATATTGCAGCCATCCTTTTTTGGGTTTGGATTTGATAGACCATATGTAATTGATCGAATCTTGTATCTCGGCAAAAACCCCGGTCGCACCAATGAGCAGCGTCACAATCCCGATTGTGGCGGCAAGTCCTGATTTATTGGAAAGCTCTGCATTTTTAATCAACTCCTGCAACTGCAAGGCAGCCTCCTTGCCAACCAGACCACTTATTTGCCCAAACAGTTCACCTTGAAATGCTTCCTTCCCAAATACAATGCTTACGATCGAGATGATCACCAGCAGCATCGGAGCGAGGGAAAAAATAGTGTAATAGGATAGCGCAGCGCTTAATTTAAGGCAATTGTCTTCCATAAACTCTGAAAAACTGTCCTTAAAAAGCGATAAGAAAAACTTAGGTTTTGATGTAGTAGCGTCCATGGTGAAGCATGCTTTCGTGTAAACGCCAACCACTGGTAAATATCCATGCCAGTTTGGGTCGCATTGTTGCGGGTATGATTTTTAAAGAAGCAGGCATCAACATTCAACAACTAATAATTCCAATCATGAAAAAGGTAATCGCAAGTTTGATAGTTACTTTCGCCGTTTCTGCTTCGGTATATGCACAATCTACTACGCAGTCGACCAATCCGAAACAACAAGGAACTGCCACTGCGGACAGCAGCAAAACCGGTGGAAAAAATGAAGGAACAGATACGCAGGGAACTACGCAAGGCGCCAATCACGAGGTAGGGAACTCGAATGCTACCCAACCTGGCAAAGCCGGACAAGTGAATGGCTCTAACAAAACCAGCGGAACAGGTAAGGAAGGTAACGGCGCGAATGGCAAATCCAATGTGAATAAAATGAACAAAGGAGACGCTACATTGAACAAAGGAAACAAATCAACTCCGAAGAAAGAGAACTGATCGAAAGGAAGAAACTGATAAAATAAATTGCTAAGAATAGTCTGTCCCGGCATTGGGGCGGACTTTTCTTTTGAGAGTCAAGCTTGAAAATTGGTCAGTGATAATGTATTAAATCCTTGAAGTGGATTCGCGTACGATAAGCTCTCCCGAAAGCACAACTTCTTCGCCTGCAAAACCTGCTTTTTTAATGTGGATCAACAACAATTCACAGCTCTTGCGACCGATTTCGTAAGCAGGCTCAGCTACGGTGGACAATGTCGGTGATATAATTTCACAGATAGGATCATTAGTGAACCCAATAACACCGACTTCTCCCCCAATCCGAATGTTTTTACGCTTCAAAGCCAC of Dyadobacter chenhuakuii contains these proteins:
- a CDS encoding YihY/virulence factor BrkB family protein, giving the protein MDATTSKPKFFLSLFKDSFSEFMEDNCLKLSAALSYYTIFSLAPMLLVIISIVSIVFGKEAFQGELFGQISGLVGKEAALQLQELIKNAELSNKSGLAATIGIVTLLIGATGVFAEIQDSINYIWSIKSKPKKGWLQYLKNRLLSFSIIITLGFLLIVSLGVNTLVDLMSARLERYFSEVSVIFFSVLNVVVVMAIITALFSVIFKILPDGHVRWKECIVGAAFTAILFAIGKFGISFYLGKQDLGATYGASASIVILLTWVYYSSIILYFGAEFTKVYAKTDGVGISPNEHAVLMVRREMEQDKPEQAMADAQHATTSVNPKEVTHKMMDTVTQFIDDKLNAIRAEIKAKIAQITAPFSYYAFVAIIVFMIVIMVVVLLGHFLNNAFNSDYLGFVVLLGFTLVLFSLCFIFRERLLGGIKKAVAKKVQSGNEP